The stretch of DNA GGACCGGATGCGCGAACGCCCGGACGCCTTTGTGCAAGAGGCTGCGGGGCTGATTCTGGGCTATGGTGGGCCGCGGGGACTGAGCGCGGCGGATATCGAGACGGCGATTGAGGCCGAACTGGCACGGCTGCGCGCGCGCGAGATGCGCCGATTGCTTGAGGCGGATCTGAACAATGATCTGAGCGTGACGCGCGCCGAGTTGGATGTGCTGGTCCGCGCCGCGTCGGCCACGATGCGGGGGCGGCTTCTGGTCTGGCACCGCAACGCGGATGATGACGGAGACGGGACCGTGCGCTGGGCCGAACTGCGCAGCCATGCGGACGGGCGTGCGCGTGCGGGCATGTCCGAAAGCGCGGTGGCCGCCATGCGGGCGATGATGACCTTTGATCTGGATGGCGACGCCCTTGTGGCGCTGGACGAGGTGCTGGAAGCTGTTGCGCTGCTGGGCGCTCCGGCCTGAGACAAGCCACCGTGCGGTGATGTTGCCATATGCCGTGGTGCCCGACCGGGGTGGCGCGCGATGACGCCGATCCTGCACCATTTTGCAGCCTTTGGGGTCGCATGCGCCGCGCCGGATGCGTATAAGCCCCACACTGTTTGGGGGAGTCGTCACATATGTCCGGAGAATTGTCGCCCATCGACAAGGCCAAATTCGTCGCTGCCAAGCGCGCCGCCGACTATGTCGAGGACGGGATGCGCGTGGGTCTGGGCACCGGGTCCACCGCCGCCTGGCTGGTGCGGTGCCTGGGCGAACAGGTCCGCGAGGGCGGCTTGCGCTTTCAGGGGGTGCCCACGTCGACCCGTACGGCCGATCTGGCCCGCGAGGTCGGGATCGAGGTGATCAGCCTGGATGAGGCCAAGTGGCTCGACCTGACCATCGACGGCGCGGACGAGTTCGATGGCGCGCTGAACCTGATCAAGGGCGGTGGCGGTGCGCTCTTGCAGGAAAAGATCGTGGCGACCGCCTCGGATCAAATGGTGGTGATCGCCGATATCGGCAAAGAGGTCGAGCATCTGGGCGCCTTCCCCCTGCCCGTCGAAGTGATCCCCTTTGGCTGGCAGACGACGCAGGCCCTGGTCGAGGAAACCCTTGTGTCCATGGACGTCCTGGGCCGCCAGTCGACCTTGCGGATGAACGGGGACCGCCCCTTTGTCACGGATGAGGGAAACCACATCCTCGACCTGCATTTGCAGCGCATCGGCAACCCGCGCCAGCTGAGCCTTGTGATCAACCAGATGCCGGGCGTGGTTGAAAACGGGCTCTTCATTGATATTTGTGACGCTGTCGTGATCGGCTATGGCGATGGCCGGGTCGAATTGCGCGACATCAATGAAGGTACGGTGGAACAGGACAGGCTCGATTTTCTCGAAAGCGACAACCTGTTCACCGACCTTGCAGACTAAGGACCAGGCCCATGGCGGAGTATGACTACGACCTCTTTGTGATCGGGGGCGGCTCCGGTGGCGTGCGCGCCGCCCGAGTGGCCGCGGGCGAGGCGGGCGCACGTGTCGCCTTGGCCGAAGAGGACCGCTATGGCGGCACCTGTGTCATACGCGGCTGCGTGCCCAAAAAGCTGATGGTCTTTGCCAGCGAATTTTCGGGCACCGCAGACGTGGCCAATGCCTATGGCTGGGACATGAGCGCCGGCAGCTTCAACTGGCAAGGGTTCCGCGACCGCCTGAACTCCGAACTGGACCGGCTGGAAAGCGTGTACCGCACCCTTTTGAAGACCTCCGGCGTCGATACATTCGATGCCCGCGCCCGGCTGAAGGACGCCCATACGGTTGAGCTGTCCACGGGTGAGACGAAGACGGCCAAGACCATTCTGATCGCCACCGGCGGGCACCCGGTGCGCCCGGACCTGCCCAATGCGCATCTCGGGATCGTGAGCGACGACATCTTTCATCTGGAGACCCTGCCCAAATCCATCCTGATCATCGGCGGAGGCTACATCGCGTGCGAATTTGCCTGCATCATGCACGGGCTGGGGGTCGCGGTGACGCAATACTATCGCGGCGCCCAGATCCTGCGCGGCTTTGACGACGAGGCGCGCGGCCTGATTGCGGAATCCATGCGCGAGCGGGGGATCAACCTGTTCACCGGCACCAACATCATGCAGATGGGACCGGCATCGGAGGATCATTCCGGGGCCACGCCGACCGCGTCGGACGCGACCATGGGGGCCAGCGCGCAACAGGAACTGATCATGGCGCATGGCGGTGTTGCGACAGAGGCGCGGCCTGACCACACGGGCCCCATCTGGGTCAAATCGACCACAGGCCACGAAAACGTGTATGACAAAGTTCTCTTCGCCACGGGCCGCGATCCCAACACAACCGACATGGGGCTTGAGGATCTGGGGATCGAGATTGGCCGCCGGGGCGAAATCAAGGTGGATGCGTACTCGAAAACAGCCGCCGACAGCGTCTATGCCATCGGCGACGTGACCAACCGGGTGAACCTGACACCCGTGGCAATCCGCGAGGGGATGGCCTTTGTCGAGACGGCGTTCAAGGACAACCCGACCCCGGTCGACCACGATCTGATCCCCTCGGCCATCTTCACCCAACCCGAGATGGGCACAGTGGGCCTGAGCGAAGAGGACGCGCGCGACCAGGAGGAGGTCGAGATTTACTGCACCTCGTTCCGGCCCATGCGCACCGCCTTTGCGGGCCAGCCCGACCGGGTGCTGATGAAACTCGTGGTGTCCAAGGCCACGCGCAAGGTGCTGGGTTGTCACATCGTCGCACCGGATGCGGGCGAGATGATCCAGCTTGCGGGCGTCGCCATCAAAATGGGTGCCACAAAGGAAGATTTCGACAGAACCGTGGCGGTGCACCCCACCATGTCCGAAGAAATCGTGACCATGCGCACACCAATGCGGACTGCTTGAACTTCCGGGCAAAAAGCACAGTTTAAGACCAAGGTGCAGCACAGGCTGCACGGCAAGAGGAGAACAATACCACATGGCTGGCAATACAGGCGGCCCCTGGGGGGGTGGCGGAAACTCGGGCGGCGGCGACAATGGTCGCGGCAATGGCTCCGGCGGCGGCGGTGGCCGCGGCAATGGCGGGCGTGGACCCGGTAATGAGGGTCCGCAGATCCCCGAAATCGACGAACTGGTCAAAAAGGGCCAGGAACAGCTGCGCGTCCTGATGGGCGGTCGTGGCGGTGGCGGCACCGGCGGTGGACGCGGTGCGGGCGGCGGCGGTGGTCCGTTCCTGACGCGCGGCACGCTTGGCCTTGGGGCCCTTGCGGCGCTCGTGCTCTGGGGGCTGGCAAGTTTTTATACCGTCCGTCCCGAAGAACAGTCGGTCGAACTGTTCCTGGGCGAGTTTTCGTCGGTCGGCGATCCGGGCCTGAACTTCGCACCCTGGCCCGTTGTCACGGCAGAGGTGATCCCGGTCACCCGCGAACAGACCGAGGAAATCGGTGTGGGCGGCCGCGGCGGTGATGCAGGTCTGATGCTGACAGGTGACGAAAACATCGTCGACATCGACTTTCAGGTTGTCTGGAACATCACCGAACCGGACAAGTTCCTGTTCAATCTGCGCGACCCGCGCCCGACCATTCGGGCGGTGTCGGAATCGGCCATGCGCGAGATCATCGCGCAATCCGATCTGGCCCCGATCCTCAACCGGGACCGTGGTGCCATCGCCGACCGCTTGCAGGACCTGATCCAAAGCACGCTCGACAGCTATGACAGCGGCGTCAACATCATCCGCGTCAACTTTGACAAGGCCGACCCGCCCGTCTCCGTGATCGACGCGTTCCGCGACGTGCAAGCGGCGGAACAGGAACGCGACCGCCTGCGGAACGTGGCCGACGCATACGCAAACCGTGTGCTGGCCGAGGCCCGTGGTCAGGCCGCACAGCTCCTGGAAGAAGCCGAAGGCTACCGGGCCCAGCAGGTCAACCAGGCCGAAGGTGAAGCCAGCCGCTTCTCCGCCGTGCTGGAAGAATATCTCAAGGCGCCGGAGGTGACGCGCAAGCGTCTGTATCTCGAAACCATGGAAGAGGTACTTGGCCGCGTGGACAAGATCATTCTGGATGAAAACGAAGGTGCCGGCGGGCAGGGGGTTGTCCCATATCTCCCGCTGAACGAATTGCGCCGTAACACAGCGGAGGCCAACTGATGCGAAGATCTGCATTTCTTCTGCCCATCGTCGCGGTGCTCGCGGCCATCGGTCTGTCGTCCATTTACATCGTGGATGAACGGGAAAAGGCGCTCGTCCTGCAATTCGGTCGCGTCGTCGCGGTCAAGGAAGACCCCGGACTGGCTTTCAAGATCCCGATCATCCAGGAGGTCGTCCGCTACGATGACCGGATCCTGAGCCGCGATGTTGAACCGCTTGAGGTGACACCGCTCGATGACCGTCGTCTGGTCGTCGACGCCTTTGCCCGCTACCGGATCGCGGATGTGAACCGGTTCCGTCAGGCCGTTGGTACAGGGGGCGAGGCGTCAGCCGACCGCCGCATCGACGGGATCCTGCGGAACGAGCTGCGCGAAGTGCTGGGTTCGGTGTCATCGAACGACATCCTCAGCTCGGATCGTGCTGCCCTGATGCTGCGCATCCGCAACGGCGCGATTGCCGAGGCTCTCGCGCTGGGCATCGAAGTGGTCGATGTGCGCCTCAAGCGGACCGACCTGCCAGCCGAAAACCTCGACGCCACATTCGAGCGGATGCGGGCAGAGCGTGAACGCGAAGCGACCGACGAACGCGCGCGAGGCAACGAAGCGGCGCAACGTATCCGCGCCCAGGCGGACCGGACGGTGGTCGAGTTGACGTCGGACGCGGAACGGCAGGCGGAGATCATCCGAGGTGAAGCCGACGCACGCCGCAACGGGATCTTTGCGGATGCCTTTGGCGCCGACCCGGAGTTCTTTGAATTCTATCGGTCGCTCACCGCCTACCAGCGGTCGCTTCAGGGGTCGAACTCGACCATGGTTTTGTCGCCAGACAGCGAGTTCTTCAACTACCTGAAATCGCCCACCGGCGCCGCCGCCAACGCGCTTGCCGCGGGGCAGTAATGGCCTGGGTCCTCTTGGCCCTCGGACTTGTGATGCTTGTGGAGGGGCTGGCCTATGTGCTGGCCCCTTCGCTTA from Tateyamaria omphalii encodes:
- the hflK gene encoding FtsH protease activity modulator HflK; its protein translation is MAGNTGGPWGGGGNSGGGDNGRGNGSGGGGGRGNGGRGPGNEGPQIPEIDELVKKGQEQLRVLMGGRGGGGTGGGRGAGGGGGPFLTRGTLGLGALAALVLWGLASFYTVRPEEQSVELFLGEFSSVGDPGLNFAPWPVVTAEVIPVTREQTEEIGVGGRGGDAGLMLTGDENIVDIDFQVVWNITEPDKFLFNLRDPRPTIRAVSESAMREIIAQSDLAPILNRDRGAIADRLQDLIQSTLDSYDSGVNIIRVNFDKADPPVSVIDAFRDVQAAEQERDRLRNVADAYANRVLAEARGQAAQLLEEAEGYRAQQVNQAEGEASRFSAVLEEYLKAPEVTRKRLYLETMEEVLGRVDKIILDENEGAGGQGVVPYLPLNELRRNTAEAN
- the hflC gene encoding protease modulator HflC → MRRSAFLLPIVAVLAAIGLSSIYIVDEREKALVLQFGRVVAVKEDPGLAFKIPIIQEVVRYDDRILSRDVEPLEVTPLDDRRLVVDAFARYRIADVNRFRQAVGTGGEASADRRIDGILRNELREVLGSVSSNDILSSDRAALMLRIRNGAIAEALALGIEVVDVRLKRTDLPAENLDATFERMRAEREREATDERARGNEAAQRIRAQADRTVVELTSDAERQAEIIRGEADARRNGIFADAFGADPEFFEFYRSLTAYQRSLQGSNSTMVLSPDSEFFNYLKSPTGAAANALAAGQ
- the rpiA gene encoding ribose-5-phosphate isomerase RpiA; this encodes MSGELSPIDKAKFVAAKRAADYVEDGMRVGLGTGSTAAWLVRCLGEQVREGGLRFQGVPTSTRTADLAREVGIEVISLDEAKWLDLTIDGADEFDGALNLIKGGGGALLQEKIVATASDQMVVIADIGKEVEHLGAFPLPVEVIPFGWQTTQALVEETLVSMDVLGRQSTLRMNGDRPFVTDEGNHILDLHLQRIGNPRQLSLVINQMPGVVENGLFIDICDAVVIGYGDGRVELRDINEGTVEQDRLDFLESDNLFTDLAD
- a CDS encoding FAD-dependent oxidoreductase — protein: MAEYDYDLFVIGGGSGGVRAARVAAGEAGARVALAEEDRYGGTCVIRGCVPKKLMVFASEFSGTADVANAYGWDMSAGSFNWQGFRDRLNSELDRLESVYRTLLKTSGVDTFDARARLKDAHTVELSTGETKTAKTILIATGGHPVRPDLPNAHLGIVSDDIFHLETLPKSILIIGGGYIACEFACIMHGLGVAVTQYYRGAQILRGFDDEARGLIAESMRERGINLFTGTNIMQMGPASEDHSGATPTASDATMGASAQQELIMAHGGVATEARPDHTGPIWVKSTTGHENVYDKVLFATGRDPNTTDMGLEDLGIEIGRRGEIKVDAYSKTAADSVYAIGDVTNRVNLTPVAIREGMAFVETAFKDNPTPVDHDLIPSAIFTQPEMGTVGLSEEDARDQEEVEIYCTSFRPMRTAFAGQPDRVLMKLVVSKATRKVLGCHIVAPDAGEMIQLAGVAIKMGATKEDFDRTVAVHPTMSEEIVTMRTPMRTA